The proteins below are encoded in one region of Metallibacterium scheffleri:
- a CDS encoding NAD(P)/FAD-dependent oxidoreductase: protein MDALRVDVAIIGGGAAGLMCARVAGLRGRRVLLIEHAERVGKKILMSGGGRCNFTNTGTSAANFISANPHFCKSALARYTPQDFIALVDKHGIAWHEKELGQLFCNDSSRQIVRMLLDECAAAGVRVETRCSVVRVQQHDRGFALTTTLGEVRAQALVVASGGLSIPRMGATGFGYALARQFGLAVRPTRAGLAPLTLSGTHQQNYHDLSGVALPVEARCNGQRFRAGLLITHRGISGPAILQISSYWQPGDDLRLNLLPDDDAFDALRAQQRAHPDAELRSVLAELLPRRLAQRLCELALPSLPMRQYRGAELRVFAAQLQAWPLVASGSEGYRTAEVTLGGVDTDALSSSTMESREVPGLYFIGEVVDVSGHLGGYNFQWAWSSAHAAGMVA, encoded by the coding sequence ATGGACGCATTGCGGGTCGATGTCGCCATCATCGGCGGTGGCGCGGCGGGGCTGATGTGTGCGCGCGTGGCCGGTCTGCGCGGTCGCCGCGTGCTGCTGATCGAGCACGCCGAGCGCGTCGGCAAGAAAATCCTCATGTCCGGCGGCGGGCGCTGCAATTTCACCAATACAGGCACCAGCGCGGCCAACTTCATCTCGGCCAATCCACACTTTTGCAAATCGGCGTTGGCGCGTTACACCCCGCAGGATTTCATCGCGCTGGTCGACAAGCACGGCATCGCCTGGCACGAGAAAGAGCTGGGGCAGTTGTTCTGCAATGACTCATCCAGGCAGATCGTGCGCATGCTGCTGGACGAGTGCGCGGCGGCCGGTGTGCGTGTCGAGACGCGTTGCAGCGTGGTGCGCGTGCAGCAGCACGACCGGGGTTTTGCGCTGACGACGACACTGGGCGAAGTGCGCGCACAGGCACTCGTGGTGGCCAGCGGTGGGCTGTCGATTCCGCGCATGGGTGCCACGGGTTTTGGCTACGCGCTGGCGCGCCAGTTCGGACTTGCCGTGCGTCCGACGCGCGCGGGGCTGGCGCCGCTGACCCTGAGCGGCACGCACCAGCAGAATTACCATGACCTCAGCGGCGTTGCGCTGCCGGTGGAGGCGCGCTGCAATGGCCAGCGGTTCCGCGCCGGCCTGCTGATCACCCACCGTGGCATCAGCGGCCCGGCGATCCTGCAGATCTCCTCGTACTGGCAGCCCGGCGACGACCTGCGCTTGAACCTGCTGCCCGATGACGATGCGTTTGATGCCTTGCGTGCGCAGCAGCGCGCGCACCCCGATGCCGAGCTGCGCAGCGTGCTGGCCGAGTTGCTGCCGCGGCGGCTGGCGCAGCGTCTGTGCGAGCTCGCACTGCCCAGCCTGCCGATGCGCCAGTATCGCGGGGCCGAATTGCGCGTGTTCGCGGCGCAGCTGCAGGCATGGCCGCTGGTCGCCAGCGGCAGCGAGGGTTACCGCACTGCCGAGGTCACGCTGGGTGGCGTCGATACCGACGCGCTGTCATCGAGCACGATGGAATCGCGCGAGGTGCCGGGCCTGTATTTCATCGGCGAGGTGGTGGACGTCAGCGGCCACCTCGGCGGGTACAACTTCCAGTGGGCATGGTCTTCGGCGCACGCCGCCGGGATGGTGGCCTGA